A window from Streptomyces sp. NBC_00271 encodes these proteins:
- a CDS encoding bifunctional FO biosynthesis protein CofGH encodes MTTTATSGTGPTENSMRRALKRARDGVALDVTEAAVLLQARGEALDDLASSAARVRDAGLEAAGRPGVITYSKSVFIPLTRLCRDKCHYCTFVTVPGKLRRAGHGMFMSPDEVLDVARRGAELGCKEALITLGDKPEERWPEAREWLDAHGYDDTIAYVRAISIRILEETGLLPHLNPGVMSWTDFQRLKPVAPSMGMMLETTATRLWSEPGGPHHGSPDKEPAVRLRVLEDAGRSSVPFTSGLLIGIGETYEERAESLFALRRVSRSYHGIQELIIQNFRAKPDTAMRGMPDAELDELVATVAVARHIMGPAACLQAPPNLVDSEYGRLIGAGIDDWGGVSPLTIDHVNPERPWPQIEQLAEQSRAVGFELRERLCVYPEFVQRGEPWLDPRLLPHVRALADPETGLAREDAVVEGHPWQEPEEAFTASGRTDLHRTIDTEGRTGDRRDDFDLVYGDWEALREAAAPGMLPSRIDTDVRAALATAADDPTKLTDDEALALLHADGPALDALCRIADDVRRSAVGDDVTYIVTRNINFTNVCYTGCRFCAFAQRRTDADAYTLSLDQVADRAQQAWELGAVEVCMQGGIHPDLPGTAYFDIAKAVKERVPGMHVHAFSPMEVVNGATRTGMSIREWLTAAKEAGLDTIPGTAAEILDDEVRWVLTKGKLPAATWIDVVTTAHELGIRSSSTMMYGHVDQPRHWLGHFRTLSRIQQQTGGFTEFVTLPFIHTNAPVYLAGISRPGPTTRDNRAVVAMARLLLHPHIPNIQTSWVKLGAEGAAEMLRSGANDLGGTLMEETISRMAGSSYGSYKSVKDLIAVAEAAGRPARPRTTLYGEVSEERQRAAEVSDGHLPELLPVLE; translated from the coding sequence ATGACGACCACCGCGACCTCCGGAACCGGCCCGACCGAGAACTCCATGCGTCGCGCCCTCAAACGCGCCCGTGACGGCGTCGCCCTCGACGTGACCGAGGCCGCGGTGCTGCTCCAGGCGCGCGGCGAGGCCCTCGATGACCTCGCCTCGTCCGCCGCCCGGGTGCGGGACGCGGGGCTGGAGGCGGCCGGCCGCCCCGGCGTGATCACGTACTCCAAGAGCGTCTTCATCCCCCTCACCCGCCTCTGCCGCGACAAGTGCCACTACTGCACCTTCGTCACCGTGCCGGGCAAGCTGCGCCGCGCCGGGCACGGGATGTTCATGTCGCCGGACGAGGTCCTCGACGTCGCCCGGCGCGGCGCGGAACTCGGCTGCAAGGAAGCCCTCATCACGCTCGGCGACAAGCCCGAGGAGCGCTGGCCCGAGGCCCGGGAGTGGCTGGACGCGCACGGGTACGACGACACGATCGCGTACGTCCGTGCCATCTCCATCCGGATCCTGGAGGAGACGGGACTGCTGCCCCACCTCAACCCGGGGGTGATGTCCTGGACCGACTTCCAGCGGCTCAAGCCCGTCGCGCCGAGCATGGGCATGATGCTGGAGACGACGGCGACGCGGCTGTGGAGCGAGCCCGGCGGTCCGCACCACGGCTCTCCGGACAAGGAGCCCGCCGTACGGCTGCGGGTCCTGGAGGACGCGGGGCGGTCGTCCGTTCCCTTCACCAGCGGGCTGCTGATCGGGATCGGGGAGACGTACGAGGAGCGCGCCGAGTCGCTGTTCGCGCTGCGGCGCGTGTCCCGCTCGTACCACGGCATCCAGGAACTGATCATCCAGAACTTCCGCGCCAAGCCGGACACGGCGATGCGCGGGATGCCGGACGCCGAACTGGACGAACTGGTCGCCACGGTGGCCGTCGCCCGGCACATCATGGGACCGGCCGCCTGCCTCCAGGCCCCGCCGAACCTCGTCGACTCCGAGTACGGGCGGCTGATCGGCGCGGGCATCGACGACTGGGGCGGGGTCTCGCCGCTCACCATCGACCACGTCAACCCCGAGCGGCCCTGGCCGCAGATCGAGCAGCTGGCCGAGCAGTCGCGCGCCGTCGGCTTCGAACTGCGCGAGCGGCTGTGTGTGTACCCCGAGTTCGTGCAGCGCGGGGAGCCCTGGCTCGACCCGCGGCTGCTGCCGCACGTACGGGCGCTGGCCGACCCGGAGACGGGGCTCGCCCGCGAGGACGCCGTCGTCGAGGGACACCCATGGCAGGAGCCGGAGGAGGCGTTCACGGCGTCGGGGCGCACCGATCTGCACCGCACCATCGACACGGAGGGACGCACCGGCGACCGCCGGGACGACTTCGACCTCGTGTACGGCGACTGGGAGGCGCTGCGGGAGGCGGCGGCGCCCGGGATGCTGCCCTCCCGCATCGACACCGACGTCAGGGCGGCCCTCGCGACCGCCGCCGACGACCCGACGAAGCTCACCGACGACGAGGCGCTCGCGCTGCTGCACGCGGACGGTCCGGCGCTCGACGCCCTCTGCCGGATCGCGGACGACGTGCGCAGGTCCGCCGTCGGCGACGACGTCACGTACATCGTCACCCGGAACATCAACTTCACCAACGTCTGCTACACCGGCTGCCGTTTCTGCGCCTTCGCCCAGCGCCGCACGGACGCCGACGCGTACACGCTGTCGCTGGACCAGGTGGCCGACCGCGCCCAGCAGGCCTGGGAGCTCGGGGCCGTCGAGGTCTGCATGCAGGGCGGCATCCACCCGGACCTGCCGGGTACGGCGTACTTCGACATCGCGAAGGCGGTGAAGGAGCGCGTCCCTGGCATGCACGTGCACGCCTTCTCCCCGATGGAGGTCGTCAACGGCGCGACGCGTACGGGGATGTCCATCCGTGAGTGGCTGACCGCCGCGAAGGAGGCGGGCCTCGACACCATCCCCGGCACGGCGGCGGAGATCCTCGACGACGAGGTCCGCTGGGTCCTGACGAAGGGCAAGCTGCCCGCGGCGACCTGGATCGACGTCGTCACGACCGCGCACGAACTCGGCATCCGCTCCTCGTCCACGATGATGTACGGGCATGTGGACCAGCCCCGACACTGGCTCGGCCACTTCCGCACGCTCTCTCGCATCCAGCAGCAGACCGGCGGCTTCACCGAGTTCGTGACGCTCCCGTTCATCCACACCAACGCGCCGGTGTACCTGGCGGGCATCTCCCGCCCGGGCCCGACCACCCGCGACAACCGCGCGGTGGTGGCCATGGCCCGCCTCCTGCTCCACCCGCACATCCCGAACATCCAGACCAGCTGGGTGAAGCTGGGCGCCGAGGGCGCGGCGGAGATGCTCCGCTCCGGCGCCAACGACCTCGGCGGCACGCTGATGGAGGAGACCATCTCCCGGATGGCGGGCTCCTCGTACGGCTCGTACAAGTCCGTCAAGGACCTCATCGCCGTCGCGGAGGCGGCCGGGCGTCCGGCGAGGCCGCGGACGACCCTGTACGGGGAGGTCTCCGAGGAGCGGCAGCGGGCGGCGGAGGTGTCGGACGGGCACCTGCCGGAGCTGCTGCCGGTTCTGGAGTGA
- a CDS encoding CehA/McbA family metallohydrolase, protein MCEDEHGIESFDGIGRRALFVTGAAAALTLGSVTFASGSDATDRTETRTVSGTLPTGSPDFVYLPVEIPRGVREIHVAYTYEKPSVPAGTAGNALDIGLFDERGTALGGEGFRGWSGGARTEFFVRADDATPGYIPGRIRPGTWHIALGPYTVAPQGLPYEVTITLTYGEQDAAPVPAYPPSRAKGRGRAWYRGDCHLHSWYSDGRRTPAEIAALARAAGLDFINSSDHNTHSSHPHWADQAGPHPDGELLILLGEEVTTRNGHVVALGTDPGTFVDWRYRARDNRFGRFARQIRRAGGLVVPAHPHATCVGCGWKFGFGEADAVEVWNGPYTPDDEVTLADWDNTLVAAVRSGNADRSWLPAMGNSDAHRDPDPVGSPQTVVLADDLTREAIQEGLRAGRSYVAESKLVSLTFSAAGAKGQHAGIGERLRVAPDTPVTVRLEATGVPRCTVRFVTDQGVLFTSAPLPVSGSGTVEWNTTAQYAAYVRAELRHETAAGPVPGALAAFTNPIFLGT, encoded by the coding sequence ATGTGCGAGGACGAGCACGGCATCGAAAGCTTCGACGGCATCGGCAGACGCGCGCTGTTCGTGACGGGGGCGGCAGCCGCCCTTACGTTGGGAAGCGTGACCTTCGCGAGCGGCTCCGACGCGACCGACCGTACCGAGACCCGTACGGTGTCCGGCACCCTGCCCACCGGTTCACCGGACTTCGTGTACCTCCCGGTGGAGATCCCGCGCGGGGTGCGGGAGATCCACGTCGCGTACACCTACGAGAAGCCGTCCGTCCCGGCCGGCACCGCGGGCAACGCGCTCGACATCGGCCTCTTCGACGAACGCGGCACTGCACTGGGCGGCGAGGGCTTCCGCGGCTGGTCGGGCGGCGCGCGCACCGAGTTCTTCGTCCGCGCGGACGACGCGACGCCGGGGTACATCCCCGGCCGGATCCGCCCCGGCACCTGGCACATCGCGCTCGGCCCCTACACGGTGGCGCCGCAGGGCCTGCCGTACGAGGTCACGATCACGCTGACGTACGGGGAGCAGGACGCCGCCCCGGTCCCGGCGTACCCGCCGTCCCGTGCGAAGGGCCGGGGCCGCGCCTGGTACCGGGGTGACTGCCATCTCCACTCCTGGTATTCGGACGGTCGCCGCACCCCCGCGGAGATCGCCGCGCTGGCGCGCGCCGCGGGTCTGGACTTCATCAACAGCTCGGACCACAACACGCACAGCTCGCACCCCCACTGGGCGGACCAGGCAGGCCCCCATCCCGACGGCGAACTGCTGATCCTGCTGGGCGAGGAGGTCACGACCCGCAACGGCCACGTGGTGGCCCTCGGCACGGACCCCGGCACGTTCGTCGACTGGCGCTACCGGGCCCGCGACAACCGTTTCGGCCGTTTCGCCCGCCAGATCCGCCGCGCGGGCGGCCTCGTCGTCCCCGCCCACCCGCACGCCACCTGCGTCGGCTGCGGCTGGAAGTTCGGCTTCGGGGAGGCGGACGCGGTGGAGGTGTGGAACGGCCCGTACACCCCCGACGACGAGGTGACGCTCGCGGACTGGGACAACACGCTGGTGGCGGCCGTCCGTTCGGGCAACGCCGACCGCTCCTGGCTCCCGGCGATGGGCAACAGCGACGCCCACCGCGACCCCGACCCGGTCGGCAGCCCGCAGACGGTCGTCCTCGCCGACGACCTGACCCGCGAGGCCATCCAGGAGGGTCTGCGCGCGGGCCGCTCGTACGTGGCGGAGTCGAAGCTGGTGTCCCTGACGTTTTCGGCAGCCGGTGCGAAGGGCCAGCACGCGGGCATCGGCGAACGCCTGCGGGTCGCCCCCGACACCCCGGTCACCGTCCGCCTGGAGGCCACCGGTGTCCCCCGCTGCACGGTCCGCTTCGTCACCGACCAGGGCGTCCTCTTCACGAGCGCCCCCTTGCCGGTGTCGGGTTCCGGGACGGTGGAGTGGAACACGACGGCGCAGTACGCGGCCTACGTACGCGCGGAGTTGCGCCACGAGACGGCGGCGGGTCCGGTACCGGGGGCGTTGGCGGCGTTCACGAACCCGATTTTCCTCGGGACTTGA
- a CDS encoding TetR/AcrR family transcriptional regulator, whose protein sequence is MPKVTQQYMDARREQILDAARRCFLRDGFHSASMQDLFTEAGLSAGAVYRHFTSKDEMILAIAEENMREVLDITLTVATNRQGQSMGAVMAELLDVIRVKSAEGNLAGLAVLVWGEAMRNRSVAHKLDQLMGRMRADLVIMVRDHQDHGDLPTTVTAEAIASAMLSVLPGYILQLAVLDPAVVAEVPEAVRALWPEPTGER, encoded by the coding sequence ATGCCCAAGGTCACCCAGCAGTACATGGACGCCCGCCGTGAGCAGATCTTGGACGCGGCGCGACGCTGCTTCCTCCGCGACGGTTTCCACTCCGCGTCCATGCAGGACCTGTTCACGGAGGCGGGGCTGTCCGCGGGAGCGGTGTACCGGCACTTCACCAGCAAGGACGAGATGATCCTCGCGATCGCCGAGGAGAACATGCGTGAGGTCCTCGACATCACGCTCACCGTCGCCACGAACCGGCAGGGCCAGTCCATGGGGGCGGTCATGGCGGAACTTCTCGACGTGATCCGGGTCAAGTCCGCCGAGGGGAACCTGGCCGGGCTCGCGGTTCTGGTCTGGGGAGAGGCCATGCGCAACCGCTCGGTGGCTCACAAGCTCGACCAGCTCATGGGCCGCATGCGCGCCGACCTGGTCATCATGGTCCGTGACCACCAGGACCACGGCGACTTGCCCACGACCGTGACCGCCGAGGCGATCGCTTCGGCGATGCTCTCCGTCCTCCCGGGCTACATCCTCCAACTGGCCGTGCTCGACCCGGCTGTCGTGGCCGAGGTGCCTGAAGCGGTGCGGGCGTTGTGGCCGGAGCCGACCGGTGAGCGCTGA
- a CDS encoding ABC transporter permease, with translation MSGHPAGREAAVAVLVLPLVITLVVLSFAWPAGRTAPRDVPVGIVGTGAASQRAVEGLVHEKPGAFDFHLYPDQQAARSAIENRDVYGALAISAHDITVLTAPAASTSVAQLLGEVGQQLAERAAQQGTTGTRPSAKIHVTALDVVPVAAEDPRGVVFSSAVFPLTICGILIGAFVSTARGLRRPWHRLLTLLVACAVAGLGAYLVAQGFLGALPHDHVATWAVLSLVLISISTTAAGLVRLLGQAGLGLSAALMVFVGNPFSGAGSAPEMLPKGVDYVGQWLPPGAGASLLRDTAHFDGNGGSGHLAVLALWSVCGFTAVMFGRRITGRAPGAKTGATASGASLSSLPTSGAASPDRRHAHAHAHAHARRSDDDY, from the coding sequence TTGTCAGGACACCCGGCAGGGCGGGAAGCGGCCGTTGCCGTCCTGGTGTTGCCCCTGGTGATCACCCTGGTGGTGCTGTCGTTCGCCTGGCCGGCGGGACGGACCGCGCCGCGTGATGTCCCGGTCGGAATCGTGGGCACCGGAGCGGCCAGCCAGCGCGCGGTGGAGGGCCTGGTCCATGAGAAGCCCGGCGCGTTCGATTTCCACCTCTACCCCGACCAGCAGGCCGCGCGGTCGGCGATCGAGAACCGGGACGTCTACGGCGCCCTCGCCATCTCGGCCCACGACATCACCGTGCTGACGGCCCCTGCCGCCAGCACCTCCGTGGCCCAGCTTCTGGGTGAGGTCGGACAGCAGCTGGCCGAGCGGGCCGCCCAGCAGGGGACCACCGGTACTCGGCCCTCGGCCAAGATCCACGTGACGGCACTCGACGTGGTGCCCGTCGCCGCGGAGGACCCCAGGGGGGTGGTGTTCAGCTCGGCGGTCTTCCCGCTCACGATCTGCGGCATCCTGATCGGGGCGTTCGTCTCGACCGCTCGCGGCCTGCGACGCCCATGGCACCGACTGCTGACACTGCTCGTCGCATGCGCCGTCGCGGGGCTCGGCGCCTACCTCGTGGCCCAGGGTTTCCTCGGGGCGCTGCCCCACGATCACGTGGCCACGTGGGCGGTCCTGTCGCTCGTCCTGATCTCCATCAGCACCACCGCCGCCGGGCTGGTCCGACTCCTCGGGCAGGCGGGCCTCGGGCTCAGCGCCGCGCTCATGGTCTTCGTCGGGAACCCCTTCTCCGGCGCCGGCTCCGCTCCGGAGATGCTCCCCAAGGGAGTGGACTACGTCGGCCAGTGGCTGCCCCCCGGCGCCGGAGCCAGCCTGCTTCGCGACACCGCGCACTTCGACGGCAACGGCGGCTCCGGCCACCTTGCCGTCCTCGCCCTGTGGAGCGTCTGCGGGTTCACAGCGGTCATGTTCGGCCGGCGGATCACCGGGCGAGCACCCGGCGCGAAGACCGGTGCGACGGCTTCCGGAGCGTCGCTCTCGTCCTTGCCGACGTCCGGCGCCGCTTCGCCGGACCGGCGTCACGCGCACGCGCACGCACACGCTCACGCACGTCGCAGCGACGATGACTACTGA
- a CDS encoding TetR/AcrR family transcriptional regulator → MSTSVSSTKARILEVAAELVANSPDGDVSTRAVCEAAGVGAPALYRHFGDKEGLLSAVVDHGYEQYLTTKRSRRPGTDPIQDLRDGWDTHTDFALRNPNLYRLMNSPAMRTPPAAALESHRILTADLRRAAEQGKLRLAPELAAQMIMSANVGVSLMLVSRPTTFTDETLSRRIRDAVHAVVFTPEARGPETTSAGDEEARAGEAGAEEAGAEEVLPATATHLAALLRRTPRPDFTPGESALLGEWLDRLSNTTSE, encoded by the coding sequence GTGAGCACGTCCGTGAGCAGTACGAAAGCGCGCATCCTCGAAGTGGCGGCCGAGCTGGTGGCGAACTCCCCCGACGGGGATGTCTCCACCCGGGCGGTCTGCGAGGCGGCGGGGGTCGGCGCCCCGGCCCTCTACCGCCACTTCGGGGACAAGGAGGGCCTGCTGTCGGCGGTGGTCGACCACGGATACGAGCAGTACCTGACGACCAAGCGCAGCCGCAGGCCCGGCACGGACCCCATCCAGGACCTGCGCGACGGCTGGGACACCCACACCGACTTCGCCCTGCGCAACCCCAACCTCTACCGCCTCATGAACTCCCCGGCGATGCGTACGCCACCGGCCGCCGCCCTGGAGTCCCACCGCATCCTCACCGCGGACCTCCGGCGCGCGGCCGAACAGGGCAAGCTGCGCCTGGCACCCGAACTCGCCGCCCAGATGATCATGTCCGCCAACGTCGGCGTCTCCCTGATGCTGGTCTCCCGCCCGACGACCTTCACGGACGAGACCCTGTCGCGCCGCATCCGGGACGCGGTGCACGCGGTGGTCTTCACCCCGGAGGCGAGGGGGCCGGAGACCACGTCCGCCGGCGACGAGGAAGCGCGAGCGGGAGAAGCGGGGGCGGAGGAAGCGGGAGCGGAAGAAGTACTCCCCGCCACCGCCACTCACCTCGCCGCCCTCCTGCGCCGGACCCCGAGGCCGGACTTCACCCCGGGCGAGTCCGCCCTCCTGGGCGAGTGGCTGGACCGCCTCTCCAACACGACATCGGAGTAG
- a CDS encoding SDR family NAD(P)-dependent oxidoreductase, whose translation MDAAARRTIVITGAGSGFGALSARALARAGHTVYAAMRDTGGRNAARVAEAEAYAAEHAVDLRTVELDVLSQESADAAIATVLARAGGLDVLVHNAGHMVTGPTEAFTPAELAAVYDTNVLGTQRVNRAALPHLRAQGHGLLLWVGSTSTRGGTPPYLAPYFAAKAAMDALAVSYAAELARFGIETTIVVPGAFTSGTNHFASGGHPSEQTVLPAYEEHYAGLMDQVAGRLAALTPPDVDVSLVADAIVDVVDTPYGKRPLRVHVDPADDGSQEVSLVADRVRAEFLTRIGLADLLSPVARKGAA comes from the coding sequence ATGGATGCTGCCGCGCGCAGGACGATCGTCATCACGGGGGCCGGATCCGGCTTCGGCGCGCTGTCCGCCCGTGCCCTCGCCCGCGCCGGGCACACGGTGTACGCCGCGATGCGGGACACCGGCGGGCGCAACGCGGCCCGGGTCGCGGAGGCCGAGGCGTACGCCGCCGAGCACGCGGTGGACCTCCGTACGGTCGAACTCGACGTCCTGTCCCAGGAGTCGGCGGACGCGGCGATCGCCACGGTGCTGGCGCGGGCCGGTGGGCTGGACGTGCTCGTCCACAACGCCGGGCACATGGTGACCGGCCCGACGGAGGCCTTCACGCCCGCCGAACTGGCCGCGGTGTACGACACGAACGTGCTGGGCACCCAGCGGGTCAACCGGGCCGCGCTGCCGCACCTGCGGGCCCAGGGCCACGGTCTGCTGCTCTGGGTCGGCTCCACCTCCACGCGCGGTGGCACCCCGCCGTACCTGGCGCCGTACTTCGCCGCCAAGGCCGCGATGGACGCGCTCGCCGTGTCGTACGCCGCCGAACTGGCCCGCTTCGGCATCGAGACGACGATCGTGGTGCCGGGCGCGTTCACCTCGGGCACGAACCACTTCGCGAGCGGCGGCCACCCCTCCGAACAGACCGTGCTCCCCGCCTACGAGGAGCACTACGCGGGCCTGATGGACCAGGTCGCGGGACGCCTGGCGGCCCTCACCCCGCCCGATGTCGACGTGTCGCTCGTCGCCGACGCGATCGTCGACGTGGTGGACACCCCGTACGGGAAGCGCCCCTTGCGGGTGCACGTCGACCCGGCGGACGACGGTTCGCAGGAGGTCAGCCTGGTCGCGGACCGTGTCCGCGCCGAGTTCCTGACCCGGATCGGCCTGGCGGACCTGTTGTCCCCCGTGGCGCGGAAGGGGGCGGCGTGA
- a CDS encoding SDR family oxidoreductase: MTEHSSTSRTPRRVAVVTGGSRGIGRESAERLAADGHAVVVNYAGNEAEADKTVAAITEAGGVAIAVRADVADETEVAALFDATESAFGGVDVVVHAAGVMALAPLVDLDLDALDRMHRTNIRGTFVVDQQAARRLRAGGALINFSSSVLALAIPGYSAYAATKGAVEAMTLIVARELRGRDVTVNAVAPGPTATALFLDGKDEETIARMAAQPPLERLGTPRDIAEVVSFLAGPAGRWVNGQVLRANGGIA, translated from the coding sequence ATGACCGAGCACTCCAGCACGTCTCGAACGCCCCGCCGAGTGGCCGTCGTCACCGGCGGATCCCGCGGAATCGGCCGGGAGAGCGCCGAGCGCCTCGCGGCCGACGGTCACGCCGTCGTCGTGAACTACGCCGGCAACGAAGCCGAGGCCGACAAGACCGTCGCCGCGATCACCGAGGCGGGCGGAGTGGCGATCGCCGTCCGCGCCGACGTGGCCGACGAGACCGAGGTGGCCGCCCTCTTCGACGCCACCGAATCCGCGTTCGGCGGGGTGGACGTCGTCGTCCACGCGGCCGGTGTCATGGCGCTCGCGCCCCTGGTCGACCTCGACCTCGACGCGCTGGACCGCATGCACCGCACCAACATCCGCGGCACGTTCGTCGTCGACCAGCAGGCGGCACGACGGCTGCGCGCGGGCGGCGCGCTCATCAACTTCTCCAGCTCCGTGCTCGCGCTCGCGATCCCCGGGTACAGCGCGTACGCCGCCACCAAGGGTGCCGTCGAGGCCATGACCCTGATCGTCGCGCGTGAGCTGCGCGGCCGGGACGTCACCGTCAACGCCGTGGCCCCCGGCCCGACCGCCACCGCCCTCTTCCTGGACGGCAAGGACGAGGAGACCATCGCGCGGATGGCGGCCCAGCCGCCGCTGGAGCGCCTCGGCACCCCCCGGGACATCGCCGAGGTGGTGTCCTTCCTCGCCGGTCCCGCAGGCCGCTGGGTCAACGGCCAGGTGCTCCGGGCCAACGGCGGCATCGCGTAA
- a CDS encoding alpha/beta fold hydrolase, which yields MPTFTAPDGTRLAYRLMGGGSGDGGGDPVLCVPGGPTDSRYLGDLGGLSRHRRLAVLDLRGTGRSALPHDTAGYRCDRLVDDVEALRAHLGPARLDLLGHSAGANVATQYAARYPERVGRLALIGPGTRAVGIEVTGEARRALARLREGEPWFPAAFAALEAIGAGTGSDWEAVAPFFWGRWDAVARQHHAAARPGNEEAVAFFGAEGAFDPPATRAALAACRAPVLLLTGEFDLNSPPGATAEFAGLFPDARLVVQPGAGHYPWLDDAGRFVATVAAFLG from the coding sequence ATGCCCACCTTCACCGCACCTGACGGAACCCGCCTCGCCTACCGCCTGATGGGAGGCGGGAGCGGAGACGGCGGCGGCGATCCGGTCCTCTGTGTCCCCGGCGGCCCCACGGACTCCCGCTACCTCGGCGACCTCGGAGGCCTCTCCCGGCACCGTCGGCTGGCCGTCCTGGACCTGCGCGGTACCGGCCGGTCCGCACTCCCGCACGACACCGCCGGCTACCGCTGCGACCGCCTGGTCGACGACGTCGAGGCGCTGCGCGCGCACCTCGGGCCGGCCCGGCTCGACCTGCTCGGCCACTCCGCCGGAGCGAACGTCGCGACGCAGTACGCGGCCCGGTATCCGGAGCGCGTCGGCAGGCTCGCCCTGATCGGCCCCGGCACCCGGGCCGTCGGCATCGAGGTCACGGGGGAGGCGCGGCGCGCGCTCGCGCGGCTCAGGGAGGGTGAGCCATGGTTCCCGGCGGCGTTCGCCGCGCTGGAGGCGATCGGTGCGGGGACGGGCAGCGACTGGGAGGCCGTCGCCCCCTTCTTCTGGGGCCGTTGGGACGCCGTGGCGCGGCAGCATCATGCGGCCGCCCGGCCGGGCAACGAGGAGGCCGTGGCCTTCTTCGGGGCCGAGGGTGCCTTCGACCCGCCCGCCACCCGCGCGGCGCTCGCCGCCTGCCGAGCCCCCGTCCTGCTGCTCACCGGGGAGTTCGACCTGAACAGCCCGCCCGGGGCGACGGCCGAGTTCGCGGGGCTGTTCCCCGACGCGCGGCTCGTCGTGCAGCCGGGCGCCGGTCACTACCCCTGGCTCGACGACGCCGGGCGGTTCGTGGCGACCGTAGCGGCGTTCCTGGGCTGA
- a CDS encoding helix-turn-helix domain-containing protein encodes MAVEEDTRRTPEPPTEPLTEAQAERMFADMNDVIRAGEEMRGLRAEMIRLFADLGWTQDRIARLTGMSQPAVSKQVTKHKGDDPSPPPRLALDRHDTPWLEGRLWGLAEEISETLHDAAHCTRYVNAVARGRKHFTPQNVDELRRLVEEDLRLHRTALPDGHRHAYDEISRALDLPVPPGATTESASVRRTLARQIQRARLRDEA; translated from the coding sequence ATGGCAGTCGAAGAGGACACGCGTCGAACCCCCGAGCCCCCGACCGAGCCCCTGACGGAGGCGCAGGCCGAGCGGATGTTCGCCGACATGAACGACGTCATCCGCGCGGGCGAGGAGATGCGCGGGCTGCGCGCCGAGATGATCAGGCTCTTCGCCGACCTCGGCTGGACCCAGGACAGGATCGCCCGCCTCACCGGCATGAGTCAGCCCGCCGTGTCCAAGCAGGTCACCAAGCACAAGGGGGACGACCCGTCGCCCCCGCCACGCCTCGCACTCGACCGGCACGACACCCCCTGGCTCGAGGGACGCCTCTGGGGCCTCGCCGAGGAGATCTCCGAGACCCTCCACGACGCCGCCCACTGCACGCGTTACGTCAACGCCGTCGCCCGGGGCCGGAAACACTTCACACCCCAGAACGTCGACGAGCTCCGACGCCTGGTCGAGGAGGACCTGCGGCTGCACCGGACCGCTCTGCCCGACGGCCACCGGCACGCCTACGACGAGATCAGCCGCGCCCTCGACCTTCCCGTCCCCCCGGGAGCCACCACCGAATCGGCCTCCGTACGCCGCACCCTCGCCCGCCAGATCCAGCGCGCCCGCCTCAGGGACGAGGCCTGA